The genome window GTAGCAACCCCGCTGCGAGTAAGGCCTTGATTTCGCTGGCAAACGAGAATTTTCCGCCGTAGTCTGTATAGTACAGCGGCTTGATTCCAAAGCGATCGCGCGAAAGCAGCAAGGTTTGGTTTTCCAGATTGAGCCAGGCAAAGGCCCACATCCCTCTGAAACGAATCACAGCATCCTCACCCCACTCCGTCAGTGCATGAAGCACCACTTCGGTATCGCACTTTGAAGTAAAGTGATGGCCTTTTTCCTGGAGCAGACCTCGGAGCACCTCATAGTTGTAGATCTCACCATTGTACACCAGCGCGTGTTTGCCATCCGCAGATAGCAAGGGTTGATGGCCGGCTACGCTCAAATCAAGAATAGACAATCGCCGGTGAGCAAGGACACAACGGGTGCTTTCCATTTCTTCAATGGCCGGAAGACCCGAAAGCGCTTGGTGGGTATCGCCCCCTTTGCACCCAACCAATTGGTTATCCGCTGTTAGCAGGGTATAACCCTCGTCATCAGGGCCTCGGTGACGAATGGCATTGGCCATGGCAACAACCAGTTCACTGCGCACTCCTTGCGGTGCAACAATTCCAGCTATACCACACATGGGCTGAGCAGTGATTGATACAAACCTTTCATTTTCATTCCAAAAGCCTCATTCCCAAAGCGCGAAACGGTTGTTGCCCTGAGTTCTTCAGGGCGATATTGGTCAAGGGAATCCGCCATTTTCAACATAGCAGCAGCAATGGCTTCCACATCAAGAGGATCCACCTGCAACCCTGCCTTTGCAGGCACCCATTCTTTGAGGGCGGTGGTGTTGGAAGTGATAACAGGAATGCCTGCACACAGGGCTTCATGGGGAACGAGTCCGAATGTTTCGTGCTCTGATGGAAATACCAAAAAGTCGGAAGTAGCCATGGTTTGAGCCAGTTTTTCGCGTCCCATTTTACCGAGCATTCTCACCTTTTTCTCCAGGCCATGTTGTGAAATGTACCGTTCCATGGCAGCCATCTCGCGACCTTTTCCGACCACCAAAAGCTGCCAACCCTCGAGCGAAACTGAGGCTTTATGGAACGCCTTGAGCGTGCGCAGACCTCCTTTGTTCTCATCCAGTCTGCTCACAAAGAGCATTTTTTTGGACATGGTCTTGTTCTTCGCAGGCTTGAACAATTCATCATTCACCGGGTTTCCTGAAACCTCTATGCGTTTGGGGGTAAATCCGGAATGCAGGATGTCATTTTGCAGATCTGCGCTTACCGCCAGGGTGAGGTCTGCTCTTTCAATAGATCGCTTTGCCATACGGGCGTAAAAGGGGTTATTTGCAATACTGCTGAAAGGACCGGTGTGCACCGAAAGCACCACGGGAATGTTCCAGTGCTTACCCAACTGCACCGCAAGATTTCCGTGTAAAAGCGGACCATGCGCATGAATCAAGTCAAAAGGCCCCATCTTTTTGGCCACTTTCAGCGCCCGCGAGAACCACTGCACATAGAATAAACGCTTCAGAAAACGCGGCTGGTCGCGCAAGAGGGCAAAGTAGCGAATGCTAAATCCTCGGGGGTCGCGAATAAGCTCAGCGTCTGTTTGCCCCACCAGCCTCGGATAAAACACGCTCACATCGCAAAACAATTGTACGGCTTTGATGTAATCAGGCATGTAAAGTCCCGCGTGGTCATTGTCGTTCAAGGGAAACAGTTCCGGAATAACGAGCAGTTTTATGTGGCTGTTTTCACTCAAAATATCCTGCTTTGCGGTTGCGTTTCCATTCTGCTTTTCACCAATTTGGCCGGATTTCCGGCATAGATTCCATAGGGCTCAAGCGGCGTGTGGACGGTAATCACAGCGTTGGCCCCCACAAACGCGCCTTTGGGAAGCCTCGCCCCCTGAAGCAATACTGCCCCCGCTCCTACTCCGGTATCCTCCTCAAGCACCACAGGCGAACCCGATGAAGCTTGCAGGCGGTATAGCTCATCTGCATGCATTCCGTGAAAATTGTCACGAATACTGACCCGCTCCGCAATACCCGACCACTTGTGCATGGAGATGGAATGCGCCGAGCTGAGTGTGCAATAGTCGCCAATCAGCGCATGGTCATCCAGTTGCAAACTGCCGGTTTCGGTAATTTCAAGCACCACTCCTTTGCCAAGACTCACGTGGTGACCAATGCGGATGTTTCCTTTTGGAACGCAACGCATCACCGGCCAACCGAGGCAACGCAGCTTTTTACCCACCTGGCAACCGTGCATGCGCAGGTAGAGCCCGAACAAACTTCCTCGAAACAGAGCCAAAGCATTACGCGCCAAAGTCTCCATGGTTGGGGGTCCAGTTTCGTTGCATTCGTTTTTCAATGAGCGGCATGGTGCCGGTGAGTCGGGCTAAGGTAAGGATTGCCTTGAGCTTACTCACTTTTCGTTTGCAAAGCTGCCACTCCTTCACCAATTCATCGGCATATCCGGTTTGATGCCGGCGCATGATGTCAACGCCTTCTTCGTAAGAGGTGCAATTGAGGGTAGAAGCACCTCCCACCCTAAAAATGGCCAGTACTTCATCCACATGCTGAAAACGGCAATTTGCAAGAAACATTCGCAGCAAGAGGTCGTAATCTGCGCTGAAACGGTAACGCTCGTCGTACATACCCAGGGTATCGGAAAGGTTTCGTCGCCAAAACGTTGCGGGGTGAAATACGCCCATGGTTTGCAACATTTTTTCATGATTCGGCTTTTCGATGCGGTGAAACCAGCGGTCATTCAGCAGTCGCTCCTTGCGAAGATTGCCGTAAATCACATCTACCTCCTCATGGGCAGCCGCGCGCACGTTTTGCAAGGTGTTTGGCAGGTACACGTCGTCGGCATTGAGGAAGGAAATCCACGTTCCGCGAGCCATGCCCCAGCCCTTGTTCATTGCGTTGTAGATGCCCGTATCGGGCTCACTTACAAATCGCAGGTGAGGCAAGTGGAGCGTAGCCAGCCATTGGGCGGTGCCGTCGGTAGATGCCCCGTCAACCACAATGTGCTCGGTGGCCTCGTCTGCTTGTGAAGCAACACTTTCTACGCACATCTTCAGCGTATCCAAGGCATTGAAGCACACCGTTACAATGGAGTTCTCAATGTGCATCACCCTGAAGCTTTTGTTTCTGAATGGCTTCCTCCAATTGCTGCACAAGAACGGGCCAGGTGAAATGGCGGCGGGCATAGGCCATGGCTTCATCTCTCAGCAGGTCCACTTCTTCCGGGCGATCAATAATGGCCTGAAGCGCAGCCAGCAACGCATCGTCGTTGTTTACAGGCAGGGCTTTACCAAATCTGCTCTGGTTGCTGATTTCGTTGAAACTGCTCATGCCATCGGTGCCAAGGAGGTAGTTGCCGAAATAAAGACCTTCTACCAGCGCAATCCCAAAGGATTCATGCCGGGAGGTTAAACAAGTAACACGCGACTTTCGGTACCATTCGTACACCTCTTTCCGATCGGTAACCGGCCCTACAAACTCAACCGAATGGCGCAAATGCGGAAACTCCTGAAAAAACGCTGCCACTTTAGGCGCAAAACGCTGCACTACAGGGCCCACAAAAGCAATTTTCCAGTTTCCGAGACGCAAGCGCGGAATCACGCGCAGCAACACTTCATGGTTTTTAATGCCCTCCCCTATTCTTGACATGATGAGGATGAGCGGCTCTTTTTCCGCCGGCGTGCTGAACAGTCCTTCAATGAAGGCACTGTTTACGCCATTGGGCAGGTAGATAATTTTGTTCTTACAGGCAGGATAGCGACGTTTCATCAACTCCAGCCCTTGCCGGTTTTCGACCGAGAACAAATCGGTGTTCCGGATAAACTTCTTTTCCCACCATCGCAATACGGCATTCTTGAAA of Cryomorphaceae bacterium contains these proteins:
- a CDS encoding glycosyltransferase family 4 protein, whose translation is MSENSHIKLLVIPELFPLNDNDHAGLYMPDYIKAVQLFCDVSVFYPRLVGQTDAELIRDPRGFSIRYFALLRDQPRFLKRLFYVQWFSRALKVAKKMGPFDLIHAHGPLLHGNLAVQLGKHWNIPVVLSVHTGPFSSIANNPFYARMAKRSIERADLTLAVSADLQNDILHSGFTPKRIEVSGNPVNDELFKPAKNKTMSKKMLFVSRLDENKGGLRTLKAFHKASVSLEGWQLLVVGKGREMAAMERYISQHGLEKKVRMLGKMGREKLAQTMATSDFLVFPSEHETFGLVPHEALCAGIPVITSNTTALKEWVPAKAGLQVDPLDVEAIAAAMLKMADSLDQYRPEELRATTVSRFGNEAFGMKMKGLYQSLLSPCVV
- a CDS encoding acyltransferase; this translates as MFGLYLRMHGCQVGKKLRCLGWPVMRCVPKGNIRIGHHVSLGKGVVLEITETGSLQLDDHALIGDYCTLSSAHSISMHKWSGIAERVSIRDNFHGMHADELYRLQASSGSPVVLEEDTGVGAGAVLLQGARLPKGAFVGANAVITVHTPLEPYGIYAGNPAKLVKSRMETQPQSRIF
- a CDS encoding glycosyltransferase; its protein translation is MKPWPMPAAISPGPFLCSNWRKPFRNKSFRVMHIENSIVTVCFNALDTLKMCVESVASQADEATEHIVVDGASTDGTAQWLATLHLPHLRFVSEPDTGIYNAMNKGWGMARGTWISFLNADDVYLPNTLQNVRAAAHEEVDVIYGNLRKERLLNDRWFHRIEKPNHEKMLQTMGVFHPATFWRRNLSDTLGMYDERYRFSADYDLLLRMFLANCRFQHVDEVLAIFRVGGASTLNCTSYEEGVDIMRRHQTGYADELVKEWQLCKRKVSKLKAILTLARLTGTMPLIEKRMQRNWTPNHGDFGA
- a CDS encoding glycosyltransferase codes for the protein MAKTFVTLFPPAGNTHLTKDVGQIPAAMHRFHGYHSQLVAYNNDHDYPALDTEAKGLELVFLNKAGKRYFLENAVIHYLEKHAAEIDVLNLYHLDRDTMYYGNLYKKLNPKGFLYCKLDLYNEFLVAGRKQHSINVFKNAVLRWWEKKFIRNTDLFSVENRQGLELMKRRYPACKNKIIYLPNGVNSAFIEGLFSTPAEKEPLILIMSRIGEGIKNHEVLLRVIPRLRLGNWKIAFVGPVVQRFAPKVAAFFQEFPHLRHSVEFVGPVTDRKEVYEWYRKSRVTCLTSRHESFGIALVEGLYFGNYLLGTDGMSSFNEISNQSRFGKALPVNNDDALLAALQAIIDRPEEVDLLRDEAMAYARRHFTWPVLVQQLEEAIQKQKLQGDAH